The proteins below come from a single Dehalococcoidales bacterium genomic window:
- a CDS encoding ATP-binding cassette domain-containing protein, with product MKIQGKVDDLSHGSLAHNLMVEIKNLSKKFNHIVALNQVSMQIVQGEAAAIVGDNGSGKSTLIKMLTGDLFPDTGEIVIANQSFRRLSPRKAMELGIRVMYQDLSLDNYKNSSENIFLGEELMQGLFLAKKRMLAEARQLLDHLQIQTPDLSELVGNLSGGQRQGVAIARALRKDARILILDEPTAAMGMTETERVFRMLQQVKKEKKTMVIVSHNLLQVFDIADRIFVMKAGRCIANVLTKDTNPYELHTMIKEGL from the coding sequence GTGAAAATTCAAGGAAAAGTCGATGACCTGTCACATGGTTCTCTGGCACATAATTTAATGGTAGAAATAAAAAATCTCAGTAAAAAATTTAACCATATTGTTGCTCTGAACCAGGTATCCATGCAAATTGTTCAGGGCGAAGCTGCTGCAATTGTTGGGGATAACGGTTCGGGCAAATCCACGCTGATTAAAATGCTTACCGGCGACCTGTTCCCTGATACGGGCGAAATAGTCATAGCAAATCAAAGCTTCCGTCGCCTTTCGCCAAGAAAAGCCATGGAATTAGGCATCAGAGTCATGTATCAGGATCTAAGCCTGGATAATTATAAAAACAGCTCAGAAAACATTTTTCTTGGCGAAGAACTTATGCAAGGGCTGTTTTTAGCAAAAAAACGCATGTTAGCGGAAGCCCGGCAACTACTGGATCATTTACAAATTCAAACCCCGGATTTGTCCGAATTAGTGGGTAATTTATCCGGTGGGCAAAGGCAGGGTGTTGCCATTGCACGCGCTTTGCGCAAAGACGCCAGGATACTTATTCTGGACGAACCCACAGCAGCTATGGGTATGACTGAAACTGAAAGAGTATTTCGGATGTTACAGCAGGTGAAGAAGGAAAAAAAGACCATGGTCATAGTGAGTCACAACCTTTTACAGGTTTTTGATATTGCCGACAGGATTTTTGTCATGAAAGCAGGACGGTGCATAGCTAATGTGCTCACCAAAGACACCAATCCCTATGAATTGCATACCATGATTAAAGAAGGTTTGTAA
- a CDS encoding vitamin B12-dependent ribonucleotide reductase, translated as MTTSKSVPKILEKMNLTSTARSILEKRYLKRDENQPAETPEEMLFRVASVVGEVETQYGKSSEETSQVIEAFYNMMARLEFMPNSPTLMNAGRDLGQLSACFVLPVDDSMEAIFDAIKHAAIIHKSGGGTGFSFSRLRPKNSTVRSTGGVASGPVSFMKVFNSATEAVKQGGTRRGANMGILRVDHPDIEGFIRCKEDSNEITNFNISVGITDDFMKALANKTDYDLIDPHTKKPTGQRRAEDIFWQIVDHAWENGEPGIVFLDRINSDNPTPALGEIEATNPCGEQPLFPNEACNLGSINLKAMVKKKDNQNTVDWEHLARTTRLAVRFLDNVIDANNYPLDVIKSMVEGNRKIGLGVMGFADMLISLGVPYDSEEAVSYAEKVMSFIQTEGRLESERLAQERGTFPNYEKSVFYGVRPVRNATVTTIAPTGTISMICGASSGVEPIFAVAYTKTVLDGTPFVEVNPLFLDYARECGFLSESLKEKIAESGSIQGLLEVPAWIQRIFVTAQEIDPKWHIQIQAAFQKYTDNAVSKTINFPHEATRDDIAEAYLLAYELNCKGLTVYRDGSREEQVLSKGTNNNKSTDNTAVKSGPAKGIQPRPRPQVTMGVTEKIKIGCGNLYVSVNADEQGICEIFTNTGRAGGCSSQSEATARLISISLRSGISVESIIEQIKGIRCPACIRRDGVNVTSCPDAIARVIKKYIDVESNGNENKSKPPATPSNTAESKQLPSIGAIKTDEGAILKSVGNMVLNVNACPDCNMPIQHESGCIVCIHCGYSKCE; from the coding sequence ATGACAACTTCGAAATCTGTTCCAAAAATTTTAGAAAAAATGAATCTGACCAGTACTGCCCGCTCCATCCTGGAAAAACGGTATTTAAAAAGGGATGAAAACCAGCCGGCTGAAACCCCTGAAGAAATGCTTTTCCGGGTAGCCTCAGTGGTTGGGGAAGTCGAGACACAATACGGAAAAAGCTCCGAGGAGACCAGCCAGGTCATAGAGGCTTTTTACAACATGATGGCCAGGCTGGAGTTTATGCCCAACTCCCCAACTCTGATGAATGCAGGGAGAGATCTCGGGCAGCTCAGCGCCTGTTTTGTGCTTCCGGTAGATGACTCCATGGAAGCGATTTTCGATGCCATTAAACATGCGGCAATAATCCACAAATCCGGTGGCGGCACCGGATTCAGTTTTTCCAGGCTTCGGCCAAAAAACAGTACTGTTCGTTCTACCGGTGGTGTTGCCTCCGGGCCGGTGAGTTTCATGAAGGTTTTCAATTCTGCTACAGAAGCAGTCAAGCAGGGAGGCACCCGGCGAGGTGCAAATATGGGGATACTGAGGGTAGACCATCCCGATATTGAGGGGTTTATACGCTGCAAGGAAGACAGCAATGAAATAACCAATTTTAATATTTCGGTAGGCATAACCGATGATTTTATGAAAGCACTGGCAAACAAGACAGATTATGACCTGATAGACCCTCATACCAAAAAACCCACTGGCCAGAGGCGAGCTGAAGATATTTTCTGGCAGATTGTCGATCATGCCTGGGAAAACGGTGAACCGGGGATAGTTTTTCTTGACCGCATTAACAGTGACAACCCAACCCCCGCGCTGGGAGAAATAGAAGCAACCAACCCCTGCGGAGAACAACCGCTGTTCCCTAACGAAGCCTGCAACCTGGGCTCCATCAATCTCAAGGCAATGGTAAAGAAGAAAGATAATCAAAACACCGTCGACTGGGAGCACCTGGCCCGCACTACCCGACTGGCGGTTCGCTTCCTCGATAATGTAATCGATGCCAACAACTATCCGCTGGATGTCATCAAATCAATGGTGGAGGGAAACCGGAAGATAGGGCTGGGGGTAATGGGTTTTGCAGACATGCTAATTTCACTCGGCGTCCCGTACGATTCGGAGGAAGCAGTCAGCTACGCAGAAAAAGTAATGAGTTTTATTCAAACTGAAGGAAGACTCGAATCTGAACGGTTGGCCCAGGAACGAGGCACTTTTCCTAACTATGAAAAATCTGTCTTCTATGGCGTCAGACCGGTACGCAATGCCACGGTTACTACAATAGCACCGACCGGCACAATTTCCATGATTTGCGGTGCATCCAGTGGCGTTGAACCGATTTTTGCCGTGGCATATACCAAAACAGTGTTAGATGGGACGCCATTTGTCGAGGTGAATCCACTTTTTCTGGATTACGCCCGAGAGTGCGGCTTCTTATCAGAGAGTTTGAAGGAGAAAATTGCAGAAAGCGGATCAATCCAAGGGCTATTAGAGGTTCCAGCCTGGATTCAGCGTATTTTTGTAACTGCCCAGGAAATAGATCCCAAATGGCATATACAGATACAGGCCGCATTTCAGAAATACACCGATAATGCCGTTTCAAAAACTATCAACTTCCCCCATGAGGCGACTCGTGATGATATTGCCGAAGCATATCTGCTGGCATATGAGTTGAACTGCAAAGGATTAACCGTTTATCGGGATGGCAGTCGGGAAGAACAGGTACTCTCCAAAGGCACAAACAATAATAAAAGCACTGATAACACCGCCGTAAAGTCCGGTCCTGCCAAAGGAATACAACCGCGTCCGCGCCCACAGGTAACCATGGGAGTAACTGAAAAAATAAAAATCGGCTGTGGCAATCTGTATGTCAGCGTCAATGCAGACGAACAGGGAATCTGCGAAATCTTCACCAATACTGGAAGGGCTGGCGGATGTTCTTCCCAGTCTGAAGCAACCGCCAGACTCATTTCAATATCCCTTCGTTCCGGTATTTCTGTTGAGTCTATCATTGAGCAAATCAAGGGTATTCGATGCCCGGCTTGTATCCGCCGCGATGGAGTTAACGTAACCTCCTGCCCGGACGCAATCGCGCGGGTAATAAAAAAATACATTGATGTAGAAAGCAATGGAAATGAAAATAAATCAAAACCGCCAGCTACCCCGAGCAACACAGCGGAGAGCAAGCAATTGCCATCCATTGGTGCAATAAAAACGGACGAGGGCGCCATACTAAAATCTGTTGG
- a CDS encoding ABC transporter permease codes for MEAYWPGIKKFVTRNSATLLLVLFCFLLALFIGVTTGKYFDIVNTFNILEANSFRMLLAIGMMLVIASGAIDLSICSVLSLSAMILAVSLHAGLPVWLCIVVGLLAGTILGIVNGTIISITKINAFIITLGTAFLFRGLSLIISRGTPVTRLPEAFRSFGSGEVLGLEAGVFYAVAAVIIAYVVFYKMKWGHYVSSLGGNAAALRRCGVKISRYRISVFAVSGFLAALAGMIITARLNSAEANAGL; via the coding sequence GTGGAAGCTTATTGGCCGGGTATAAAAAAATTCGTAACGAGAAATTCAGCGACATTGCTCCTGGTGCTGTTTTGCTTTTTATTGGCGCTTTTTATAGGTGTAACAACAGGGAAGTATTTTGATATCGTTAACACGTTTAATATTTTAGAGGCAAATTCCTTCCGAATGCTTCTGGCAATTGGCATGATGCTTGTTATTGCTTCGGGTGCCATTGATTTATCTATATGTTCTGTTTTATCACTTAGCGCCATGATTCTGGCCGTAAGCTTACATGCAGGTCTGCCCGTATGGCTTTGCATTGTAGTGGGTTTGTTAGCCGGTACGATTTTGGGCATTGTTAATGGGACTATTATCAGTATTACAAAAATTAATGCGTTTATTATCACGCTGGGCACAGCTTTTTTATTCCGCGGCCTATCTCTGATTATTTCCCGGGGCACTCCTGTAACCAGGCTTCCAGAGGCTTTTCGTTCTTTTGGGAGCGGCGAGGTGTTGGGCCTGGAAGCAGGCGTTTTTTATGCTGTTGCTGCTGTAATCATCGCCTACGTGGTCTTTTATAAAATGAAGTGGGGGCATTATGTTTCCTCTCTGGGCGGCAATGCAGCTGCTCTGAGGCGCTGCGGTGTAAAAATATCGCGCTACCGCATCAGTGTTTTTGCCGTAAGCGGTTTTCTGGCAGCTTTGGCAGGCATGATAATTACCGCCAGGCTAAACTCGGCAGAAGCGAATGCCGGCCTGA